ACCTGTGGAGCACATGGAGATCTCCATGCATGCTTTAAATGGGTCATTGGGTTTTAGGACTTTGAAAGTAACTGGGTACCATTCTAAAATGGCATTACATATCCTGATCGACACTGGTAGCTCTCATAATTTCATAGATTCTGATTTAGTCAAGAAGTTAGTGTGTGAGGGGAAGTCCATTAACACTGAGGTGGTTGCTGCAGctaatggaagtatgaaggtgGACAAAATGACTACTTTCACTTGGTTGCTACAAGGACCCGAGTTTGTAGCTGACTTTCTACTACTTCCACTAGGTTCATGTGGGGTAGTGCTGGGGGTTCAATGGTTGTTAACATTAGGTGATATCAAGATGAATTTCAGGATTTAACAATGGAGTTTTGGTACAGGGGTAGAAAGCATTTACTCAGGGGATCGGGCAGTCAAGTATTAACTTCTAGTGTTGGAAGATTGTCCAAACACTCAGGAAATCAATCCCAACTTTGCATGATTCAGGTAGTCCCTCAAGGGAGTTATGAAATGAAGGGGCATTTATTGGAAAATGAAAAACAGGCTGAGGAAAATCCTGCAATATTGGAGGTATTATCAGAATTTTCTGCTCTATTTGATGATCCTGTTGGTTTACCACCTTCTAGAGGTTTATTTGATCATAGAATTGTACTACAATCTGGTGTGGAGCCTGTGAATAAGAGACCCTATAGATATCCTTTAGTAAAAAAGGATTCTATTGAGGGTCTAGTACAACAAATGTTGGATCAAGGAATTATACAACCTAGTTGCAGTCCTTTGCATCACCAGTTGTGTTAGTAGGAAAAAAGGATGGGTCATGGAGGTTATGTGTAGATTATAGGGACTTGAATAAGTCTACTATCAAGAAACAAGTTTCCGATTCCTATAGTGGAGTACCTATTGGATGAATTGGAAGGGTCCAAGATATTCTCTAAAATAGACTTAAGGTGTAGATATCATCAACTACAATGGCTAACAAGGATGTGCCTAAAACTGCTTTCAGAACTTACTCTGGACATTTCGAGTACTTGGTCATGCCCTTTGGATTTTCAAATGCTCCAGCCACATTTTAAGGATTAATGAATTCTATGTTCCAGTAATTTCTAAGGAAACATGTATTGATATTttttgatgatatattgatatatagTAAGACCATAGAAGATCATGTATTGCATTTGAGGTCTGTCTTTTTTAAGGTGGTGGAGCACCAGTTATTTGCTAGAAAAAGTAAATGTTTCTTTGGTGTTCAAAGGATTGAATACCTAGGTCACTTTATCACAGCGGAGGTTGTGTCTACTGATCCTCAGAAGATCAAAGAAGTTAGAGATTGGCCTATCCCAACTACTCTTAAGAAGCTGAGAGGGTTCTTAGGCTTAGCTGGTTATCATAGAAGGTTCATCCAAAGGTTTGGGATGATTAGTAGACCTCTCAATGATCTtacaaagaaggataaattcaAATGGAATTCCACAGCTCAACCAGCCTTTGTACAATTGAAAGAGGCACTTACTCAAGCACCTATCTTGGCTTCGTTTGATGCAAGCAAGACTTTTATTGTTGAAACAAATGCTAGTGGCTATGGGATAGGGGTTGCACTTATGCAGGAAGGGCATCCGATAACTTTTATTAGTAAACCTTTGTATCCCCGACATGGTGCCTTGTCAGTATATGATATGGGTTATTGGCAATTGTTTAGGATGTTACTAAGTGGTCTCAATACTTACTAGTTCAGAGGTTTGTTATTAGGACTGATCAGAGAGCCTTAAAGTTTCTTATAGAGCAAAAGTTGCATTCTAATTCTCAATTGTTGTGGTTGACTAAGCTCATGCGATTTGATTACTCTATTGAGTACAAAAGGGGCATTGAGAACAAAGTAACTGAAACACTTTCTAGAGTGACTAGAGCTGAATTTCTAACTTTCACCTACTAATACTGATCTTTTTCAAGCTATAATTTCGAGTTGACATTCAGATCAGGAGTTGCATCAGTTAATCACCGAGCTACAAGTGGATCCTACTTCCCACAAGCAATATACTTGGTTACAGGGTCAGTTGAGAAGGAAAAGGAAGCCGGTGATTGGAAATGTACGGAGCTTGAGAACTGACATTGTTACGTTGTGGCATGCTGGCCCTCTTGGTGGTCATTCAAGAGTTGAAGCTACCCTCAACAGATTGTTGACACTGTTTTACTGGAAGAACTTAATGACGGACGTAAAGAAATTCATTCAAAAATGTGATGTCAAAAGAATAAATCTAATTTAGCTGCATACCCTGGTTTTTTACAACCCTTGCCGATTCCTGAGGTATTTTGGTCTCAAATCAGTGTGGATTTCATTGTTGGTCTTCCTAAATCTAAAGGTCATGGGGTGATTTTGGTGGTGGTCGATGAAAATTGGATTAGTAGGAAAGAGCAAGTTAGTTTTCGTTGATAGAAGGTACACAAAGGATAAGTTTGCTGAACCACTGCATGAATTGTGGGAAAAATGTAATGCAATTGTGTTATCATGGATAATGAATTCTGTGAGCAGGGAGTTGTTAAAGTGGAATCATGTATGCTTCAAGTGCACACAAGGTGTGGAAAGATCTGAAAGAAAGGTTGGACAAGGTTGATGGATCTAGAGTTTTCCATCTGAACACAGAGATAAACCATTTGACTCAGGGCACATCGTCTGTTTCAAGGTTTCAAAGATGAAGGAGCTCTGGGTGGAATTTGATTCTCTCATGCCATGCCCTGGGTGTGAATGTGTAGAATCGAAGAAATATATAGAGAATTATAAGTACCAGAGACTTTTGCAGTTCTTGGTGGGACTAAATGATTCATATGTGCAATGTCGAAGTCAAATCATGATGACAACTCCAATTCCAAATTTGAACAAGGCTTACTCAATGGTGATATCTGAAGAAAGTCGTAGATCACTGGGAAAAGCAGTACATGTAGGTGAATCTATGGATGCAACAGCTTTGTTTAGCAATAGAAGCAAAGTTACTGGAAATCAAAGAACACCTGGTGGAAGCTACAAGGATGTTGAGAACAATTTTAAGCCTAGAAAGAAAAGTGACTTCTACTGTGATCATTATGGAATGAGAGGTCATACAATTGAAAGATGCTGGAAGGTGCATGCGTATCCAGCAGACACTAGAGGAAGGAGAAGAATGAGAGGAAATCAAAATGTGTCTGGAGGTTTCAATACAACAACCAATGCAGTGAAGTATGAAGAGCAACATGCTCACGAGAAGGATTCTCATCCAGGTATAACAAGTGCAAATGAAACAGGTCGCAAAGCAGCCATCATGTTTACTCAAGATCAGTATGAACAACTGATGAAGTTGATCAACAAGAACAATGTGACAGATGGAGAAAATGTGACAGGCATACTCCATTCTTTCCTAGCCAAACATAACATTGATTATGTTAAATGGAATAGTAGATTCAGGAGCAACCAATCACATGACTTACAACAAGAATTTTCTTAATGACACTAGAATGATAGATAACAGATGTCCaggaaaaatttattttccagATG
The nucleotide sequence above comes from Solanum pennellii chromosome 9, SPENNV200. Encoded proteins:
- the LOC114078662 gene encoding uncharacterized protein LOC114078662, whose amino-acid sequence is MKELWVEFDSLMPCPGCECVESKKYIENYKYQRLLQFLVGLNDSYVQCRSQIMMTTPIPNLNKAYSMVISEESRRSLGKAVHVGESMDATALFSNRSKVTGNQRTPGGSYKDVENNFKPRKKSDFYCDHYGMRGHTIERCWKVHAYPADTRGRRRMRGNQNVSGGFNTTTNAVKYEEQHAHEKDSHPGITSANETGRKAAIMFTQDQYEQLMKLINKNNVTDGENVTGILHSFLAKHNIDYVKWNSRFRSNQSHDLQQEFS